Proteins co-encoded in one Arachis stenosperma cultivar V10309 chromosome 7, arast.V10309.gnm1.PFL2, whole genome shotgun sequence genomic window:
- the LOC130940605 gene encoding vacuolar protein sorting-associated protein 41 homolog isoform X2 has product MPTENPRLRDTAYEVALVALATNPSYHKDLLFTVKSWPSVIYSALPVISAIEPQLNTSSMTDSLKEALAELYVIAGQYDKAFSFYADLMKPELFDFIDKYNLQDSIHEKLELYADYDPKMLLPFLHSSQHYTLEKGNNED; this is encoded by the exons ATGCCAACAGAAAACCCTAGACTACGTGATACTGCTTATGAG GTTGCCCTTGTGGCATTGGCTACAAATCCATCTTATCATAAGGATCTCTTGTTCACTGTGAAATCATGGCCATCTGTAATTTATTCTGCATTACCTGTAATTTCAGCCATCGAACCTCAGCTCAATACTTCATCCATGACCGATTCGCTCAAGGAG GCATTGGCAGAGTTGTATGTTATTGCTGGGCAATATGATAAAGCATTTTCATTTTATGCTGAT CTTATGAAACCAGAACTCTTTGATTTCATTGATAAATATAACCTACAAGATTCAATCCATGAAAAG CTAGAACTCTATGCAGATTATGATCCAAAGATGCTGCTACCTTTTCTACATAGCAGTCAGCACTATACTCTTGAGAAG GGTAACAATGAAGATTAA
- the LOC130940605 gene encoding vacuolar protein sorting-associated protein 41 homolog isoform X1 — protein MPTENPRLRDTAYEVALVALATNPSYHKDLLFTVKSWPSVIYSALPVISAIEPQLNTSSMTDSLKEALAELYVIAGQYDKAFSFYADLMKPELFDFIDKYNLQDSIHEKNSMQIMIQRCCYLFYIAVSTILLRRVTMKIKQ, from the exons ATGCCAACAGAAAACCCTAGACTACGTGATACTGCTTATGAG GTTGCCCTTGTGGCATTGGCTACAAATCCATCTTATCATAAGGATCTCTTGTTCACTGTGAAATCATGGCCATCTGTAATTTATTCTGCATTACCTGTAATTTCAGCCATCGAACCTCAGCTCAATACTTCATCCATGACCGATTCGCTCAAGGAG GCATTGGCAGAGTTGTATGTTATTGCTGGGCAATATGATAAAGCATTTTCATTTTATGCTGAT CTTATGAAACCAGAACTCTTTGATTTCATTGATAAATATAACCTACAAGATTCAATCCATGAAAAG AACTCTATGCAGATTATGATCCAAAGATGCTGCTACCTTTTCTACATAGCAGTCAGCACTATACTCTTGAGAAG GGTAACAATGAAGATTAAGCAATGA
- the LOC130940408 gene encoding trans-resveratrol di-O-methyltransferase-like, with the protein MEFQSEMQAAKLLKAQSHIWNHIFNFINSMSLKCAVELGIPDAIHNYGQPMPLSQLIASLPIHPSKSSSIQRLMRILIHSGFFGTKNVANDDPEVGYVLTDSCMLLLKDNPLSVTPFLLGMLDPMLTKPWHKLSTWFQSNNPTPFETEHGELFWAYACHEPKLNEIFNDAMASDARLVSKLLLDDKCKGVFEGLESLVDVGGGTGIFATAIAKSFPQLDCTVFDLPHVIADLEGSDNLKYIGGDMLEAIPPSNAILLKWVLHDWSDEECLNILKNCKEAIMSKGKGGKVIIIDMIIMKDEKKGGDDDKSVETQLFFDMLMMVLQTGKERDEKEWAKLIVSAGFSNYKITPILGLRSLIEIYP; encoded by the exons ATGGAATTCCAAAGTGAAATGCAGGCAGCAAAACTGCTTAAAGCTCAAAGCCACATATGGAATCACATATTCAATTTCATAAACTCTATGTCTCTTAAATGTGCTGTTGAATTAGGCATACCTGATGCCATTCACAATTATGGCCAACCCATGCCACTTTCACAACTCATAGCTTCGCTTCCAATCCACCCATCAAAATCCTCCTCCATCCAACGTTTAATGAGAATCTTGATCCATTCCGGCTTCTTCGGAACAAAGAATGTCGCCAACGATGACCCGGAAGTTGGGTATGTGTTAACTGATTCATGCATGCTTCTGCTTAAGGACAATCCCTTAAGTGTGACACCGTTCTTACTTGGCATGCTTGATCCAATGTTAACAAAACCATGGCATAAATTGTCCACATGGTTCCAAAGTAACAATCCCACACCATTTGAAACAGAACATGGGGAACTGTTTTGGGCATATGCTTGTCATGAGCCTAAACTTAATGAAATTTTCAATGATGCCATGGCAAGTGATGCTCGATTGGTTAGCAAGTTGTTACTTGATGACAAGTGCAAGGGAGTGTTTGAGGGTTTGGAATCGTTGGTCGATGTTGGTGGAGGCACTGGAATTTTCGCCACGGCCATAGCCAAATCATTCCCACAGTTAGATTGCACTGTATTTGACCTCCCACATGTTATTGCTGACTTGGAAGGAAGTGACAACCTTAAATATATTGGAGGGGACATGCTTGAGGCTATTCCTCCCTCTAATGCCATTTTGTTGAAG TGGGTTTTGCATGACTGGAGTGACGAAGAATGTTTGAACATATTGAAAAATTGCAAGGAAGCAATTATGAGCAAAGGCAAAGGAGGAAAGGTTATTATCATAGACATGATAATAATGAAAGATGAGAAAAAAGGTGGTGATGATGATAAATCTGTTGAAACACAACTCTTCTTTGACATGCTGATGATGGTGTTGCAGACTGGAAAGGAGAGAGATGAAAAAGAATGGGCCAAATTAATAGTTTCTGCTGGATTTAGTAACTATAAAATAACTCCAATTCTAGGATTAAGGTCTCTCATTGAGATATATCCATAG
- the LOC130940605 gene encoding vacuolar protein sorting-associated protein 41 homolog isoform X3 has translation MPTENPRLRDTAYEVALVALATNPSYHKDLLFTVKSWPSVIYSALPVISAIEPQLNTSSMTDSLKEALAELYVIAGQYDKAFSFYADLMKPELFDFIDKYNLQDSIHEKIMIQRCCYLFYIAVSTILLRRVTMKIKQ, from the exons ATGCCAACAGAAAACCCTAGACTACGTGATACTGCTTATGAG GTTGCCCTTGTGGCATTGGCTACAAATCCATCTTATCATAAGGATCTCTTGTTCACTGTGAAATCATGGCCATCTGTAATTTATTCTGCATTACCTGTAATTTCAGCCATCGAACCTCAGCTCAATACTTCATCCATGACCGATTCGCTCAAGGAG GCATTGGCAGAGTTGTATGTTATTGCTGGGCAATATGATAAAGCATTTTCATTTTATGCTGAT CTTATGAAACCAGAACTCTTTGATTTCATTGATAAATATAACCTACAAGATTCAATCCATGAAAAG ATTATGATCCAAAGATGCTGCTACCTTTTCTACATAGCAGTCAGCACTATACTCTTGAGAAG GGTAACAATGAAGATTAAGCAATGA
- the LOC130940605 gene encoding vacuolar protein sorting-associated protein 41 homolog isoform X5: protein MPTENPRLRDTAYEVALVALATNPSYHKDLLFTVKSWPSVIYSALPVISAIEPQLNTSSMTDSLKELMKPELFDFIDKYNLQDSIHEKLELYADYDPKMLLPFLHSSQHYTLEKGNNED, encoded by the exons ATGCCAACAGAAAACCCTAGACTACGTGATACTGCTTATGAG GTTGCCCTTGTGGCATTGGCTACAAATCCATCTTATCATAAGGATCTCTTGTTCACTGTGAAATCATGGCCATCTGTAATTTATTCTGCATTACCTGTAATTTCAGCCATCGAACCTCAGCTCAATACTTCATCCATGACCGATTCGCTCAAGGAG CTTATGAAACCAGAACTCTTTGATTTCATTGATAAATATAACCTACAAGATTCAATCCATGAAAAG CTAGAACTCTATGCAGATTATGATCCAAAGATGCTGCTACCTTTTCTACATAGCAGTCAGCACTATACTCTTGAGAAG GGTAACAATGAAGATTAA
- the LOC130940605 gene encoding vacuolar protein sorting-associated protein 41 homolog isoform X4, with the protein MPTENPRLRDTAYEVALVALATNPSYHKDLLFTVKSWPSVIYSALPVISAIEPQLNTSSMTDSLKELMKPELFDFIDKYNLQDSIHEKNSMQIMIQRCCYLFYIAVSTILLRRVTMKIKQ; encoded by the exons ATGCCAACAGAAAACCCTAGACTACGTGATACTGCTTATGAG GTTGCCCTTGTGGCATTGGCTACAAATCCATCTTATCATAAGGATCTCTTGTTCACTGTGAAATCATGGCCATCTGTAATTTATTCTGCATTACCTGTAATTTCAGCCATCGAACCTCAGCTCAATACTTCATCCATGACCGATTCGCTCAAGGAG CTTATGAAACCAGAACTCTTTGATTTCATTGATAAATATAACCTACAAGATTCAATCCATGAAAAG AACTCTATGCAGATTATGATCCAAAGATGCTGCTACCTTTTCTACATAGCAGTCAGCACTATACTCTTGAGAAG GGTAACAATGAAGATTAAGCAATGA
- the LOC130939594 gene encoding ATP-dependent zinc metalloprotease FTSH 1, chloroplastic-like, translating into MDKFTYPQGKMYLKDYQTFVNTARYWTENFAKPTSLGIEDKDVWCGPGIGLVSDHASTSVDCVVARKNASSREQHIGKRYSSFSIIISSSSPSILTPLLSLNSMTVLDCLIDQRLYIGLPDAKQRVQIFGVHSSGKQLAEDIDFEKLVFRTVGFLGADIRNLVNEAAIMMVDFCCI; encoded by the exons ATGGATAAGTTCACATATCCTCAAGGAAAAATG TATCTGAAAGACTATCAGACATTTGTTAACACTGCCCGCTATTGGACAGAAAATTTTGCCAAGCCCACTTCTCTTGGGATTGAAGATAAG GATGTATGGTGTGGCCCTGGAATTGGACTCGTATCAGATCATGCTTCTACTTCTGTGGATTGTGTGGTGGCAAGGAAGAATGCTTCTTCAAGAGAGCAACACATAGGGAAGAGGTATTCTTCCTTCTCCATCATCATCTCatcatcttctccttcaattcttact CCTCTTCTCTCCCTAAACTCAATGACAGTTCTTGATTGCTTAATTGATCAAAGACTGTACATTGGTTTGCCTGATGCCAAGCAAAGAGTCCAAATTTTTGGTGTGCATAGTTCTGGAAAGCAACTTGCAGAGgatattgattttgaaaag CTTGTCTTCCGAACTGTTGGATTCTTAGGAGCAGATATAAGAAACCTTGTCAATGAAGCAGCAATAATGATGGTGGATTTCTGCTGCATTTGA